A part of Salvelinus alpinus chromosome 23, SLU_Salpinus.1, whole genome shotgun sequence genomic DNA contains:
- the LOC139550559 gene encoding aquaporin-1-like: MGELRNWSFWRAVLAELIGMILFIFIGISSAIGNKNNSMPGQEVKVALAFGLAIATLAQSLGHISGAHLNPAITLGLLVSCQISVFKAVFYILAQMLGAVVASAIVYGVKPTNIDALGVNHLNKISVGQGFVIEFLTTFQLVLCVIAVTDKRRGDVTGSAPLAIGLSVVLGHLAAISFTGCGINPARSFGPAVIYKHFGDHWVYWLGPMCGGVAAALIHDFLLYPRSDDFSKRWNVLVSGPEKENDAPEEGSSSPGTSQWPRNDKFTNN, translated from the exons ATGGGAGAACTCAGAAATTGGTCGTTTTGGCGGGCTGTTCTAGCAGAGTTGATCGGTATGATCCTCTTCATATTCATCGGTATATCTTCTGCTATCGGGAATAAAAATAACTCCATGCCTGGCCAGGAGGTTAAAGTAGCGTTAGCCTTTGGTCTGGCCATCGCCACGCTGGCCCAGAGTTTGGGCCACATCAGTGGAGCCCACCTGAACCCAGCCATCACCCTAGGTCTGCTGGTCAGCTGCCAGATCAGTGTGTTCAAGGCAGTGTTCTACATCCTGGCTCAGATGCTGGGAGCTGTAGTAGCTAGTGCCATAGTGTATGGAGTCAAGCCGACAAACATTGATGCACTGGGGGTTAATCAC CTGAATAAAATAAGTGTAGGACAAGGGTTTGTCATCGAGTTCCTGACCACCTTCCAGCTGGTCCTATGTGTCATAGCAGTGACTGATAAAAGGCGTGGGGATGTCACCGGTTCTGCCCCTCTAGCCATTGGGCTCTCTGTGGTTCTGGGACATCTTGCAGCA ATCAGTTTCACTGGATGTGGCATTAATCCTGCTCGCTCATTTGGGCCAGCTGTAATCTACAAACACTTTGGTGACCATTGG GTGTACTGGCTGGGGCCGATGTGTGGAGGTGTAGCAGCAGCCCTTATCCATGACTTCCTCCTGTATCCTAGAAGTGATGACTTCAGTAAGCGGTGGAATGTTCTAGTCAGTGGGCCAGAGAAGGAGAATGATGCCCCAGAGGAGGGCAGCAGTAGTCCTGGAACCAGTCAGTGGCCCAGAAATGACAAGTTCACTAACAATTAG
- the LOC139550560 gene encoding aquaporin FA-CHIP-like → MREFKSKAFWRAVLAELVGMTMFIFLSISAAIGNSNNTAPDQEVKVSLTFGLAIATLAQSLGHISGAHLNPAVTLGMLASCQISVFKGMMYMVAQMLGSALASAIVYGTRPEANTALGVNALNGVSASQGVGIELLATFQLVLCVIAVTDKRRRDVTGSAPLAIGLSVALGHLAAISYTGCGINPARSFGPALIMNDYTNHWVYWVGPMSGGVAAALVYDFLLYPKSEDFPERMKVLVSGPVGDYNVNGEEPAAVEMSSTK, encoded by the exons ATGAGAGAGTTCAAGAGCAAGGCATTCTGGAGGGCCGTACTGGCCGAGCTTGTGGGGATGACCATGTTCATATTTCTCAGCATCTCAGCTGCCATTGGGAACTCAAACAACACCGCTCCTGACCAGGAGGTGAAGGTTTCTCTGACCTTTGGTCTGGCCATCGCCACGCTGGCCCAGAGTTTGGGCCACATCAGTGGAGCCCACCTGAACCCAGCTGTGACACTGGGCATGCTGGCCAGCTGCCAGATCAGCGTGTTCAAGGGGATGATGTACATGGTGGCTCAGATGCTGGGCTCTGCTCTGGCCAGTGCTATTGTCTACGGAACCCGGCCAGAGGCAAATACTGCACTGGGGGTCAATGCT CTAAATGGTGTCAGTGCCAGCCAAGGCGTTGGCATCGAGCTCTTGGCTACCTTCCAGCTGGTCCTGTGTGTCATAGCAGTAACTGATAAAAGGCGGCGTGATGTCACCGGCTCTGCCCCCCTGGCCATCGGACTCTCTGTTGCTCTGGGACACTTGGCAGCC ATCAGCTACACAGGCTGTGGTATCAACCCGGCCCGATCCTTTGGACCAGCTTTGATCATGAATGATTATACAAATCACTGG GTGTACTGGGTGGGGCCAATGAGTGGAGGTGTGGCAGCTGCTCTGGTCTATGACTTCCTCCTGTACCCCAAATCTGAGGACTTCCCTGAACGTATGAAGGTTCTTGTTAGTGGCCCGGTGGGAGACTATAATGTTAATGGAGAGGAGCCTGCAGCTGTGGAAATGTCATCAACAAAGTAG